Proteins encoded within one genomic window of Lysinibacillus louembei:
- a CDS encoding M20 metallopeptidase family protein, with protein MSADLKQQVIAWRRHLHSHPELSHQEYQTSQYIYDQLITFPNLEVKRMTKTSVCAFLKGTKTEGTGHTILLRADIDALPIQEEADVPFKSQNPGVMHACGHDAHPAMLLGAAKALAERGTDFNGEIRFVFQHAEEVTPGGAAELVALGITEGVDYAFALHVNPDYEAGQFAMKDGKLTSAADDFEIKIFGRGSHASMPEVAVDPLVIGSEIVMALQTIVSRKMPILSAPVLTVAKFHCGTALNIIADTAELGGTIRSLDAKVRVDARQHLETIVTSIATMHGARAEISWELGCPSVTNDAKLTELSRQIAGDIVGEKGVIELPAPMFGTEDFADFSEAVPSSMQFIGVHNPSFGEVFPLHHPRFKLDEEALIYGARYFENIARTLCP; from the coding sequence TTGTCAGCGGATTTAAAACAGCAAGTCATTGCATGGAGAAGGCATTTACATAGCCATCCAGAGCTATCACATCAAGAGTACCAAACATCGCAGTATATATACGATCAATTGATAACATTCCCTAATTTAGAAGTGAAGCGTATGACAAAAACGAGCGTTTGTGCTTTTTTAAAAGGAACAAAAACAGAAGGCACTGGGCATACGATTTTGCTACGTGCAGACATTGATGCATTACCAATTCAAGAGGAAGCGGATGTACCGTTTAAATCGCAAAATCCAGGTGTTATGCACGCTTGTGGGCATGACGCACATCCAGCTATGCTATTAGGGGCAGCAAAGGCTTTAGCTGAACGTGGTACAGACTTTAATGGAGAGATTCGTTTTGTTTTCCAGCATGCAGAGGAGGTAACGCCTGGCGGTGCAGCCGAGCTAGTTGCATTAGGGATTACAGAAGGTGTTGATTATGCCTTCGCTTTGCATGTAAATCCAGACTATGAAGCAGGTCAATTTGCAATGAAGGATGGAAAATTAACATCGGCAGCAGATGATTTTGAAATTAAAATTTTCGGCAGAGGTAGCCACGCATCCATGCCAGAAGTGGCTGTCGACCCTTTAGTGATTGGATCAGAAATCGTGATGGCTTTACAAACCATCGTATCGCGCAAAATGCCAATCCTTTCAGCCCCTGTTTTAACAGTTGCTAAATTCCATTGCGGAACAGCATTAAATATTATCGCAGATACAGCAGAGCTAGGTGGCACGATTCGCTCATTAGATGCTAAAGTGCGTGTGGACGCTCGTCAACATTTAGAAACAATTGTTACAAGTATTGCAACAATGCACGGTGCACGTGCAGAAATTTCATGGGAGTTAGGCTGCCCATCTGTTACAAATGATGCAAAGCTAACTGAATTATCTCGTCAAATTGCAGGTGATATTGTTGGCGAAAAAGGTGTCATCGAGCTACCTGCCCCGATGTTTGGCACAGAAGACTTTGCGGACTTCTCTGAAGCTGTTCCATCTTCTATGCAATTTATCGGGGTGCATAACCCAAGCTTTGGTGAAGTATTCCCACTCCATCACCCTCGCTTTAAGCTAGATGAAGAAGCGCTGATTTACGGAGCCCGCTACTTCGAAAATATTGCACGTACCTTATGTCCATAA